The Musa acuminata AAA Group cultivar baxijiao chromosome BXJ1-3, Cavendish_Baxijiao_AAA, whole genome shotgun sequence genome window below encodes:
- the LOC135636714 gene encoding uncharacterized protein LOC135636714, which yields MAMGNSEVVKVAECGCCGMWEECTVEYIGRVKERFGGVWVCGLCAEAIKDEQARLGVGVEAALLVHAKFRQNATVDPSVRIARSLLQFLKKMISSPAASPGKL from the coding sequence ATGGCGATGGGGAACAGTGAGGTGGTGAAGGTGGCGGAGTGTGGGTGCTGCGGCATGTGGGAAGAGTGCACGGTGGAGTATATTGGGCGGGTGAAGGAGCGCTTCGGTGGCGTGTGGGTGTGCGGGCTGTGCGCGGAGGCGATCAAGGATGAGCAGGCCAGGCTGGGGGTCGGCGTCGAGGCGGCGCTGCTGGTGCATGCCAAGTTCAGGCAGAACGCCACCGTCGACCCGTCGGTGCGCATCGCTCGCTCGCTTCTCCAGTTCTTGAAGAAGATGATCTCTTCGCCCGCTGCCTCTCCTGGAAAGCTATGA